In the Glycine max cultivar Williams 82 chromosome 19, Glycine_max_v4.0, whole genome shotgun sequence genome, aattttttataaattcaaaaataaaattttaatttttttatatctaaccGTTAACACATCATAAattcaagaatgaaaaaaaggataaatagtcacttttattCTTTGTATAATTCGTTGACAAATGTACTACtacaagatgaaaatacaaaatttagtatcTGAGAAAAAGTGCAATGAATATATCTTGTTAACTACTTTTTATCCGTCATTGTTAATAAAGTCGTGTTAACTACTTTTTATCCATCATTGTTAATGAAGTCGCGTGATACAGAAGGACagatttgtcactgaaatgataaacaacttattcataatattttttgacttttcatcTTTGCACTTCATTGATGGATACATCAACCCTGaaacaatacaaaatttagacaaaaaaatatatcgaatattaataataaattgtgaggaatgattattattattattattattattattatttagccgAAAGTTTTATGATTCAGCACCATTCGCATATAATAACATTTGACCAAACCAAAATCCCATTCATCCCCGTCCTCGGCTCGATCGAAAGAAATACACGCCAGAATGGGACTCCTCTCGTTCGTGTTTGGAGGCTTAGGGTTCATTCTCATCGGCGCTCACGAAGCCCTTCTTcactcttctccttcttcccaaaacaagaaaaccaaAACCCTCTTCTCGATCTCTCTGGTCCTCTTCTCCTCTTTCTTCATCCTCAACTCCACGCTATCCCTCTTCGACGCGCACAGCTCAAACGACGCCGTTGGCGCCGCGCTCCAGCTGCAAGTCCTATCCATCGCGTTCGTCTTCCTCTTCTACTCCCTCCTCCCCCTCCTCAGCCTCAGCTTCACTCTCCCCTCTCCGCTCCTAAACCTCGTCGGCGCgttcgccttcgccgaagagtTTCTCTTGTTCTACCTCCAGCGCAAGGACCCCAGTGGCGTCGAGAATCGTTACTACGATCTCCTGCTGGTGCCCATCGCCGTGTGCGTGTTCTGCACGGTTCTGGAGCTGGGATCGCCGCGCTCCGGCGTCGTCGCCAAATTGGGCCGCGGCGTGGGCCTCGTTCTTCAGGGGACCTGGCTCATCCAGATTGGCCTCTCACTGTTCTCGGGCTGGGTCGCGCAGGGTTGTGATTTGCATCATGTGAGTAGGGGAAACTACACGTTGAGGTGTAAGGGGCACTCTGAGTATCACAGGGCGAGGGCTATCGCCACGCTTCAGTTCAATTGCCACCTCGCGCTCTTGGTGGTGCTCGTGGTTGGTTGCTTCTCAGTTATTACATCCAGaaatggaggaggaggagtCTTCCTTGACAATTTTAATGTTTCCACGCGGTATGCGCCCCTCGGTGGCGCTGAATTGCAGCGGTTTGAGCACTCACCAAACTTCACTCTGAACTCTGATGACGATGGTGATGATCACACACCAGAGGATGACAATGTGGGGAACAAGAAGGTGGTTGTTGTGGAGCATGCTGTTAATGGTAATGGCGTATTGCCTCACACCACTGAGTGAATCATGTTATGTTAAGAGAACAATAGTTCAAATTGTATAAAGGGGCCGGtttgtattgattgtttttGCTGTTTGCTGTGTCTTGTGTTTGGCATGATAAAATAGTACAATGTGCCGTAAATTGCTTTGGATTGAATTATGCAATTCGGTGTTGTTGTGATTCAGAGTTCTTTATAGAGCATGTACGGTCTTATTTggatttgaattttgtttggaATTTGGGACTTGGTTGCCATCAATGTAAacttttttagaaatgaagtaGTATGTTCTGGAGAGAGTAGTATAATGAAGTTCTTTGTGGGAGACTTACTGTGTTCCGTGTGCTATTTTCCGAGTTGTATGTAGTTGTCATTGGAATTGTTCTGCTTATTATTGTATTGGGTTTGTTTGATTCATTATAATGATCTTTTTATGTTTACCTCTGCCTCCAATTGCTTCCCATCGAACTTTCTCAGTCTGACTAAAATGTTCAAGTAAAATGGTTTTTAATGAGCATGAAAGCGTATTCTCTTGTGTAGTTTTTAGTCGAACAGCCATTTCTTGAGTATGAGATTGATAAAAGGACTATGATAGGGACTTGGGTATTATGACACTACACCGGAAGCAGATTTTAGTGGCTGTTACATAAAATCAcccttaaaaaattgattacCATTGGTCAGGTAAGCGATGTTGAGATTTAAATTTTACTGGCGATTGTGAACCTCCttaaagtttattattattggaaattgttttattttaatgtaataaaaaatgaactatATGAATCTAGGAAGATAAGGTCTGTTTGGAACCGCCAGTcgatgaattaatttttatgtttggtgGCACTATGTTTCTATTTGCTTTCGTGTCGGATATTTGTGTTCCTTCTTCCGCAACCACGAATGTGTACCTATCAATGTTGCCAGCTACCACGAATTGGCCCACCAACGACCACGTCCTGTGTGACCGCAGTAGCAGGTTCGTCATCCTCAAAATCTCTTTCctatgttttctattttataacTGAAAGAAATGGCATCAACCCCATTGTgtctaataattttcaaattcatataattaatagaACGAAGTGGATAGGGATTTATACTGCCAATGACACGGGAAGTCTTGCCTTCTTTTCTGCGTTTTCTATTATATTGATTAAACTTCATAGCAGCTTGGTGATTTCATGATTTTTGTATAGATGTATGCTTATTTTCTGCTGTTATGCCTGCAGTCTGCACAGGCTATATGTAGGCGTAGTGAATTTTGGGTGAATCTCTTCTCATCATGTGGTTTTACTTCAGTCTCTCATGAAGGAAATTCCTAGCTTGACGTGCACTGCATTTCAAACTTAGCTTGATGTTTATCCTCAAGCATATCAAACTGTAATTAGCATATGACTTGAATTATAAGGTATGCATGTCACCTGCTCAATTTTCTAGGCAGAGTACATATATAACATCTCAAAAGCCAACCCGCTACACATCAACAACCTTaagaacacaaaacaaaatatattctaaCAAAATGCCTAATAAATCATAATCCCCATCTGTTACCATGCTAGCTAAATTAGCCCCACACGAAGTACGATGACTTaggaataaaagaaataaaaagagcaATAAATATCAGTATACATGGACCATGTTAAGTTTGTGATAAGAAAGTCCATACATACCATATAACCTTACTGCATTCGGTTGCAAATTTGAAATTAGACCTCCTTTTGTTCAATCCCAGCAGCATGTGATCTAAACATATAGAATGAAATGTCTCTTGCAATGTTCCCATTGCATTTAATTCTTGTAGAATATCATATTGGAATGCTTGTTAGTGTGAATTGATTATTGCCACTGTGATTGGCGTTTGGCATGCTATATAGGGCTGACTAACTAGTTATAATTACTTGTTAGTATATTGTTGGGATCTGCCATTGGTTGCTTTGGCTGGCTGTTTGGTGTTTTATGTTACTAATtacctttaaaaatatttagttagaaatttggataattttttttattcttgcacATGGTTTGGCACATCCAATCTTGCCCTGCTGCAGATTCTGTTTCTGCTGCCGAATTTGCTTCTTTCTACTTCTGCATGTCTGTACTTCttcattatttacaattttgatAGAATATCTAGCAAGGTATCTTAGATGTCACATATATGCATGTAGCATGTTTTGATTGGTAATCATACAAATTGAAACAAGTTGCATCATGCTTCTAATGAGAGAACAAAGATGTTTAACAATGAGCTGTTGTGGTTGATGATTCTAAAGTATACGAGGATTTTAGTTAGCCTTTGTTTGACCCTTCACCTAATAGGATTTTAGATGCCTATTATTTTGAAGTCTGGAAAGATTCTGTGGGGTTCTGTTCTTCTTGGATTTGAAAATATGTGGTGGCAACTTCGCTCTTTTGATAATCAGATAAAACCAAAGGAGTAAAGCTGGTTTACAATTATGTAGTGTTTACAATCATAGACTCATTCAGATGGCCCTGTATGCTTATGAAATTCTTGAATTTTTCGAAGTTAAGGGAACCagaggtttatttttttgaatgatGAGCAACATGATGAAGTGGTTTCATATCACATCCTGTGATTTAGAATCACTCATGGTCTAGTCGTGCGGTTACATTCTCTTACATGATAAAGAAGATATATCCACGATATTatctatgtttttgttcttccaATAAATTTTTCAGTTGTTGCTATAGATATGTAATTTAGAATCACTCATGGTCCAAATTTTGTTTCTTCCATCATTCTTAATCCAAACTTGGAGGACCCTTTTACATTATTGATGGATGTGTCCCATAGAAAGGTACAATATCTTATATGCCCAATTTGAGATATATTATGTAATATTTAAGTTCTTTgtgtattaaaatttttaaaattatatgtattataaaaaatagaaggaaTTTATATGTAATACGTAATAAAGCACAACCTGAAGGCTCGTTGAAGGTTGGATTTTTTAAGAGTTACTTACCTTCTGCTCAAGGTGCTTGGACAATGAAATTAAGACAAGATTAAATTGAGGTGGTTGTGTTGATGATGATCCCATCAAGTCTTTGTCATGTCTATAAATACGGGCATGCGTTGTTTATTGTGAAAAAGTCAACATTTATATTGTCCTCGATTATATTTCTTAGCCTGATGATTGATATATGAAATTTAGAACTATCACAAAGAACAAGATTATCAAGTGAGATAGAAAATGAAGTTTATTGAGGATTTGTGTATTAATTTATGCGTTATGTAAGtatagaagataaaagatacATTTTACTTTGAATATGTTATTATGCATTAATTCTAAAATCATCTTGTTTTAGTAGTTTATGAATGATAACAGCAATGCACAATCAAATTATATTTCTGCATTTGTGCAAAGCTTACTTCAGCAAGCAAGAATGCCGACTGTATATGTGAATGGTTACAAATTTTGAACCTTAGGATGAAATCTCAAAATAGTGGTGTTTTTTGTAGCTTTGGAACAAAAAGTTACGCAAGTGCAGGTAAAAATAGGCCAACAGTAGGTTTAGTGTCTTATTATGAGAAGTCAGTAGATATTGTTGAACTAAACTACGATGGTTAATTCGTGATGACTTTGTTAAATGTGAATAGGCTATCACTACAAATTTTAAACACGTTAGAAAGAAATTATTGGTCTTCACCTCAATCAACTTTCGACTTTTCTTTTTGCaccaattatttttcttctacacCCCACATATTTTTTATGAGTTCAACATTGTTCTTACGTATAGCCTatatacggattgtcaatccgtataagTCATATAGATTAATCAGTATGAGTCATACAAATTGGGTCTtacagattgacaatccgtaaggtCATACGGATTAATCTATATGGaccatacggattgacaatctgtaAGACTATTAATCCGTATGGTCTTACAGATTGATAATCTGTATAGGCTATATATAAGGAAAatgttgaaattataaaaaaatatgttgggtGTAGAAGAAAAATGATTGGTGCAGGAAGAAAATTCCATCAACTTTTGTAATTTGATTGATATGGGTATGAAATGAACCATACATCTAAGCTTGTGAATCTcaattgatatattatgtgGAGGATAAGATAGAAGAAGGATGAGTGAATCTAGTAGGTTTAAAATCAATAGATTTGTTTGATGAGGGAGGATGCTATGAAGACAACTTATGAGAGTGAGATTTGTCAACAATAGTGGCCTTGCATTGGTTAGATGATTATAAGTTCAATTCTCTAGGTTTGGTGTACATGTAGAATTTgactaaacataatattaaaaattttcttttttgtattattatttctttttataacactttttttttgtttttgtcttattATATGTTTTGTATCTTTGAAAGACTTTTTGCTAGATATTGTAATTGATGATCACAAGTTTTTTCAATGATTTTGTTATTGTAAATTGGTTCTTTTCACAAAGTGTGACACTAATAGGTCAAAGTTCCACTTCAACCCATATGAAGTTGTTACATCATCCATCTAAAGATTCACCCCATGATGAACCTTTACCATATCATGACCTTTAGGATCTAGATCCTAAGACTTTGTTAGTGGTAAATGACAACATTAGACAATTTAGGTGAGAAGAATGTGTTAGTTTtcaaacattttattatattatttgtttgcaTAATAGTGAAATCCAAttcatattgaatttttttacaaataatcaAGGAGAAGTTGTTGTAGCTAGAGATTTGTTCCGCAAAGACATGGTTATAATTCCTTTAGAAAAAAGTATGTTGGGAGGCACAAATGACCTTATAGGCTCTTAGGAAGTTTTTTGAGTCAAATAGCACAAAATTGCAAATACTTTTCCATTAGctataaaaaaatggtttcaGTTCAcgtacttttgatgaaacttgATTTTACTTCCCAAACTTCAACTTTATCAATTTGatcacaaaaatttaaaaagtagtGGTTTTTGGCCCACCTCAAGGTAAAAACTGTCTATGATGAGGAATGAAATCACTGTTTTTCTAAAGTTTAGGAACCAAAagtatagaaattaaacatattttactcaAAAAAATGGCTTAAGGTGCTTAAGTCCTTGAATGATTGGGCTCGGGACAATGCCAGTAAGGTGTAAAATGATGTCTTTCTTGCtagttataataatatttatgtttttattattatatattgtaataTCTAACAATTGTCTATATCTATATACTATCTAATAAAAGAGAAGACCATTAAAAACCTTGTTGTGCTCCTATTTAGAATTTTGACACGTGACACTTTTTGTGGTTTATTGGTCTTTTTACCCGTCCCTTTTTTTGCATGGTTTTTTGTTGTCCCCACCACGTGTCGCTTCCCGATTGACGGATTTCAACTTTCCATTTAATTTCACTTAATAATCAAAACTGCTCACGCCACGTGGCGCTCCCTGATTGACGGATTTTAACTCTCTATTTAATTCCACTTAATAATTAGAACTGCCTTCTCTCTCCTGCATTTTCTCCGCTGCGTTACCCTCTCTCCCTCAatcttctctttctccatctttctcttcctcaatcttctcctcttttccttttattctttttgtttcttccttcatGCAGTCGATTACTAGCGATTCCGGCTTCATGTAGGCAAGTTGCAGCCTACAATCCGAACTGAGGATGAGGTTTTACCGCAACACACACTCACCTTTAGgtatttccttctttctttttctttttctttcactgcAACTTGGTATCAATGTTTTTTCAACCTTCCTTTTCTCTGCGAGCATTTTCCGCTATGGCCGAAGAATTTGTGAAGGGCTCTGTTCATCAAAACGGTGTCGCTGTCATAACCCTCGATCGCCCCAAAGgtatttccttctttctttttctttttcattcactACAGCTTgatatataatgttttttttaatttttttttcaaccttcCTTTTCTCTACGTCACTATAATATGACAACAACATAaatcaatatcaataaatataCTATAACCCGAGCATAGTATATCCcccttattttgttttaaataaatctgATTGATACCTAATTCTcattgttacaatttttttcccaCTTCATTCTATATCCTTGTATCATTTGtgtctcttcatttttttttaatttcacatattttctatttttttggaattCAAATTGCATACAATTGTGGCTTTATTGAtgaattctattttattatgttttttttccttcttgatCAAGTGTgatgatgtaatattttttttgaagtttttgtCAGCATTTCTCAGAGTCATAGATGATGGGAGGAAGAGCATTAACATGCAGGtatatatctattattttgCACTTCAATCCATATTAAATCTCATGATTATTGTCTCATACTCATTCCAAAGAAGAATCCCTTCTTACTTTTACTGTCTCGTGATTATTGTttcaaacaattcaaatttcaaattttaaacatcTCAACTGAAATATCTTGTTTTACATAAATTTGATTGATACCTAATTCTCATTGTTACAATTTTTTCCCCACTTCATTCTATATTCTTGTATCAGTTGTgtctgttcattttttttaatttcacatattttctatttttggaatTCAAATTGCATACAGTTGTGACTTTATTGATGgattctattttattatgttttttttctgcTTGATCAAGTctgatgatataatatttttttggaagtTTTTGTCAGCATTTCAGAGTCATAGATGATGGGAGGAAGAGCATTAACATGCAGGTAAATATCTATTGTTTTGCACTTCAATCCATATGAAAGCTCATGATTATTGGCTTATACTCATTCCAAAGAAGAACCCCTTCTTACTTTTATTGTCTCGTGATTATTGTttcaaacaattcaaatttcaaattttaaacatctcaactgaaatattttgttttacataAATCTGATTGATATCTAATTTTCATTGTTACAATTTTTTCCCACTTCATTCTATATTCCTATATCATTTGTgcctattcatttttttaatttcacatattttctattttttggaatTCAAATTGTATACAGTTGTGGCTTTATTGATGgattctattttattatgtttttttttatcaagtgtgatgatgtaatattttttttggaatttttgttAGCATTTCAAAGTCATAGATGATGGGAGGAAGAGCATTAACATGCAGGTAAATATCTATTGTTTTGCACTTCAATCCATATTAAATCTCATGATTATTGTCTCATACTCATTAATTAGAAGTAacacatgaaaagaaaaaaaaagatggatgaGAACCACCACATACTTGCAGCTTCTAGTTGTTGGGCGAAAGCCATTTGATTTGTCATATGAAAAACATCAAAAAATTCATCAAAGAAGATTGAGGGAAGGCGACGTAATTTAGACAATGTGGAGATGCCGCNNNNNNNNNNNNNNNNNNNNNNNNNNNNNNNNNNNNNNNNNNNNNNNNNNNNNNNNNNNNNNNNNNNNNNNNNNNNNNNNNNNNNNNNNNNNNNNNNNNNNNNNNNNNNNNNNNNNNNNNNNNNNNNNNNNNNNNNNNNNNNNNNNNNNNNNNNNNNNNNNNNNNNNNNNNNNNNNNNNNNNNNNNNNNNNNNNNNNNNNNNNNNNNNNNNNNNNNNNNNNNNNNNNNNNNNNNNNNNNNNNNNNNNNNNNNNNNNNNNNNNNNNNNNNNNNNNNNNNNNNNNNNNNNNNNNNNNNNNNNNNNNNNNNNNNNNNNNNNNNNNNNNNNNNNNNNNNNNNNNNNNNNNNNNNNNNNNNNNNNNNNNNNNNNNNNNNNNNNNNNNNNNNNNNNNNNNNNNNNNNNNNNNNNNNNNNNNNNNNNNNNNNNNNNNNNNNNNNNNNNNNNNNNNNNNNNNNNNNNNNNNNNNNNNNNNNNNNNNNNNNNNNNNNNNNNNNNNNNNNNNNNNNNNNNNNNNNNNNNNNNNNNNNNNNNNNNNNNNNNNNNNNNNNNNNNNNNNNNNNNNNNNNNNNNNNNNNNNNNNNNNNNNNNNNNNNNNNNNNNNNNNNNNNNNNNNNNNNNNNNNNNNNNNNNNNNNNNNNNNNNNNNNNNNNNNNNNNNNNNNNNNNNNNNNNNNNNNNNNNNNNNNNNNNNNNNNNNNNNNNNNNNNNNNNNNNNNNNNNNNNNNNNNNNNNNNNNNNNNNNNNNNNNNNNNNNNNNNNNNNNNNNNNNNNNNNNNNNNNNNNNNNNNNNNNNNNNNNNNNNNNNNNNNNNNNNNNNNNNNNNNNNNNNNNNNNNNNNNNNNNNNNNNNNNNNNNNNNNNNNNNNNNNNNNNNNNNNNNNNNNNNNNNNNNNNNNNNNNNNNNNNNNNNNNNNNNNNNNNNNNNNNNNNNNNNNNNNNNNNNNNNNNNNNNNNNNNNNNNNNNNNNNNNNNNNNNNNNNNNNNNNNNNNNNNNNNNNNNNNNNNNNNNNNNNNNNNNNNNNNNNNNNNNNNNNNNNNNNNNNNNNNNNNNNNNNNNNNNNNNNNNNNNNNNNNNNNNNNNNNNNNNNNNNNNNNNNNNNNNNNNNNNNNNNNNNNNNNNNNNNNNNNNNNNNNNNNNNNNNNNNNNNNNNNNNNNNNNNNNNNNNNNNNNNNNNNNNNNNNNNNNNNNNNNNNNNNNNNNNNNNNNNNNNNNNNNNNNNNNNNNNNNNNNNNNNNNNNNNNNNNNNNNNNNNNNNNNNNNNNNNNNNNNNNNNNNNNNNNNNNNNNNNNNNNNNNNNNNNNNNNNNNNNNNNNNNNNNNNNNNNNNNNNNNNNNNNNNNNNNNNNNNNNNNNNNNNNNNNNNNNNNNNNNNNNNNNNNNNNNNNNNNNNNNNNNNNNNNNNNNNNNNNNNNNNNNNNNNNNNNNNNNNNNNNNNNNNNNNNNNNNNNNNNNNNNNNNNNNNNNNNNNNNNNNNNNNNNNNNNNNNNNNNNNNNNNNNNNNNNNNNNNNNNNNNNNNNNNN is a window encoding:
- the LOC102662861 gene encoding uncharacterized protein encodes the protein MGLLSFVFGGLGFILIGAHEALLHSSPSSQNKKTKTLFSISLVLFSSFFILNSTLSLFDAHSSNDAVGAALQLQVLSIAFVFLFYSLLPLLSLSFTLPSPLLNLVGAFAFAEEFLLFYLQRKDPSGVENRYYDLLLVPIAVCVFCTVLELGSPRSGVVAKLGRGVGLVLQGTWLIQIGLSLFSGWVAQGCDLHHVSRGNYTLRCKGHSEYHRARAIATLQFNCHLALLVVLVVGCFSVITSRNGGGGVFLDNFNVSTRYAPLGGAELQRFEHSPNFTLNSDDDGDDHTPEDDNVGNKKVVVVEHAVNGNGVLPHTTE